In a genomic window of Pseudomonadota bacterium:
- a CDS encoding class I SAM-dependent methyltransferase, whose amino-acid sequence MDARTYEIESQLESYHWWFVTRRDMFTRYIQKLNLKQNASILDVGTSSGTNLRMLKAMGFTHFKGIDISPLAAQIAKDKGLGKVDIGNICKLPYPKSHFDLILATDIIEHVDDDLLALQELQRVLKSNGTILLTVPAFPSLWGLQDIVSHHKRRYRKAQLIAKFKAANLHPRTLYHFNYLLFIPIWLMRQIIKIGQPNNLKSENEINAPWINAILKRIFKLDTWSAPLLRPPFGVSIFTLLSKEPEK is encoded by the coding sequence ATGGACGCTAGAACCTATGAAATTGAATCGCAGCTGGAATCTTATCACTGGTGGTTTGTCACCCGCCGCGATATGTTCACACGATACATTCAAAAACTTAACCTTAAACAAAACGCCTCTATTCTCGACGTTGGCACCAGTTCCGGCACCAACCTGCGCATGCTAAAAGCCATGGGCTTTACTCATTTTAAAGGCATAGACATCAGCCCACTTGCCGCACAAATTGCAAAAGATAAAGGCCTAGGAAAAGTCGATATCGGTAATATTTGTAAACTTCCCTACCCAAAAAGCCATTTTGATCTCATTCTTGCAACCGATATTATTGAGCACGTCGATGATGATCTCTTGGCACTACAAGAGCTGCAACGCGTTCTCAAATCGAATGGCACTATACTCTTAACCGTTCCCGCTTTTCCATCGCTCTGGGGTCTGCAAGATATTGTCTCACATCACAAACGACGCTATCGTAAAGCACAGTTAATAGCAAAGTTCAAGGCAGCCAATTTACACCCAAGAACCCTTTACCATTTTAATTATTTGCTGTTTATTCCCATATGGCTGATGCGTCAAATAATTAAGATAGGTCAACCTAACAACCTCAAAAGCGAAAACGAAATCAATGCACCTTGGATCAATGCAATCCTTAAAAGAATTTTTAAGCTAGACACATGGAGTGCCCCCTTATTGAGGCCACCATTTGGCGTGTCGATTTTTACGCTCTTGTCAAAGGAACCCGAAAAATGA
- a CDS encoding phenylalanine--tRNA ligase beta subunit-related protein: MKVALSKQVLQKFPNARIAIVTASIKISSSCQYIDDLKSSLPDFLHSLGLEKCNYAEHPSIKSWREIYTKEFNVKPKQYKSSIDALVRRILTGNKMWEISNIVDLYNVCSVLSLLPMGGYDLKKISGDITIRYAEHNEVFEPLGEKQKQPILPNHIVYADAEKLLCWLWNHKDSKLSCLDQDTKEAIFFIDSADTPTHLSLEGV; this comes from the coding sequence ATGAAAGTAGCTTTATCAAAACAAGTATTGCAGAAGTTTCCAAATGCTAGAATAGCCATTGTAACTGCTTCAATAAAAATTAGTTCCAGTTGTCAATATATTGATGACTTAAAATCATCTCTGCCAGATTTTTTACACAGCTTGGGTTTAGAAAAATGCAATTACGCGGAACACCCAAGCATAAAATCATGGAGGGAAATATATACCAAAGAATTTAATGTAAAGCCCAAACAATACAAGTCTTCGATTGATGCCTTGGTACGCAGGATATTAACCGGAAATAAGATGTGGGAAATTTCAAATATCGTTGATTTGTATAATGTGTGTTCGGTACTATCGCTACTACCTATGGGTGGGTACGATCTCAAGAAAATATCAGGTGACATAACAATTCGATACGCAGAGCACAATGAGGTATTCGAGCCCTTAGGCGAAAAGCAAAAACAGCCTATTCTACCAAATCACATTGTATACGCTGATGCAGAAAAATTATTGTGCTGGCTTTGGAACCATAAGGATTCTAAATTGTCCTGCCTTGATCAAGACACTAAAGAAGC
- a CDS encoding ABC transporter permease subunit: MGWIALFFVVPLLIVLKISFAESIFAAPPYTQLLQWVGDAAVTIHLNLHNYALLIQDNLYIFAYFNSLGTATVATFLCLFLGYPMAYGIARAPGKWQILLLLLVILPFWTSFLIRVYAWIGLLSPLGVFNNFLIAVGFIQDPLPLLNNYFSVCIGMVYSYIPFMILPLYASLEKMNLQLLEAASDLGCRPFWAFLRITLPLSLKGIVAGTMLVFIPAVGEFVIPELLGGPENLMIGRLLWMEFFNNQDWPVASAITIALLGLLVVPLVALQRLQMKVH; this comes from the coding sequence ATGGGGTGGATTGCCCTTTTTTTTGTGGTTCCCCTGTTGATTGTTTTGAAAATCAGTTTTGCTGAAAGTATCTTTGCTGCTCCTCCTTACACTCAACTTTTACAATGGGTGGGAGATGCAGCGGTGACAATCCACCTGAATTTGCATAACTATGCTTTGTTGATTCAAGATAACTTATATATTTTTGCCTACTTTAACTCATTAGGAACTGCCACTGTGGCCACCTTTTTATGCCTATTTTTGGGCTATCCCATGGCCTATGGTATTGCCCGTGCACCTGGTAAATGGCAAATATTACTTTTATTGCTCGTGATTTTACCTTTTTGGACTTCATTTTTGATTCGAGTTTATGCCTGGATTGGTCTCTTAAGTCCTTTAGGTGTGTTCAATAATTTTCTTATTGCGGTTGGTTTCATTCAGGATCCACTGCCCTTGTTAAACAATTATTTTTCGGTTTGCATTGGTATGGTGTATTCCTATATTCCATTTATGATTCTGCCTCTTTATGCATCGCTGGAAAAAATGAATCTTCAATTATTGGAAGCAGCATCAGATTTGGGATGCAGGCCATTTTGGGCATTTTTGCGGATCACTCTTCCTTTATCGTTGAAAGGAATTGTTGCTGGCACAATGTTGGTCTTTATTCCTGCTGTAGGAGAATTCGTCATTCCAGAGCTGTTAGGGGGGCCAGAGAATCTGATGATCGGTCGTTTGTTATGGATGGAGTTCTTTAATAATCAAGACTGGCCAGTGGCCTCTGCCATTACCATAGCGTTGTTGGGTCTCTTGGTTGTACCCCTGGTTGCCTTGCAGCGCTTGCAAATGAAGGTTCACTAA
- a CDS encoding ABC transporter permease subunit yields MRRKYSIFVLSVLVFGYAFLYLPIVSLVVFSFNESRLVTVWSRFSTKWYGALLSNETILHAAWVSLRVALMTATGAVILGTLAAVAIVRLRRFKSRSVFNGLITAPMVMPDVIIGVSLLLLFVGLEQLLGWPQGRGMATITIAHMTVAVAYVVVIVRERLLAFDLSLEEAALDLGARPAEVFLRITLPLIAPSLMAGWLLSFTLSFDDVVIASFMSGPGSTTLPMVVFSSVRLGVSPEINALATIIIGFVTLGVIGAGIFQWRSRRYLKKGN; encoded by the coding sequence ATGCGACGCAAATACTCCATTTTTGTTTTATCGGTTTTAGTTTTTGGCTACGCCTTTTTGTATTTACCGATTGTGAGTTTGGTTGTTTTTTCTTTTAATGAATCACGCTTAGTTACCGTTTGGTCGCGGTTTTCTACAAAGTGGTACGGCGCGCTGCTTAGTAATGAAACAATTTTGCATGCTGCATGGGTCAGTCTGCGTGTAGCTTTAATGACCGCAACAGGTGCTGTTATTCTAGGAACCTTGGCTGCTGTGGCCATTGTTCGATTACGTCGTTTTAAGTCGCGGTCTGTATTTAACGGATTGATTACTGCCCCCATGGTGATGCCCGATGTGATTATTGGGGTTTCGTTGTTATTATTATTTGTGGGGCTTGAACAACTTTTGGGATGGCCGCAAGGTCGGGGTATGGCGACCATAACCATTGCCCATATGACTGTTGCGGTTGCTTATGTTGTGGTCATTGTGCGTGAGCGCTTGCTGGCGTTTGATTTGTCCCTGGAAGAAGCGGCACTAGATTTAGGCGCACGTCCTGCGGAAGTTTTCTTGCGCATAACTCTTCCTTTAATTGCGCCTTCACTTATGGCAGGATGGCTGTTATCTTTTACCCTGTCGTTTGATGATGTGGTGATTGCAAGCTTTATGTCGGGACCAGGGTCGACCACTCTGCCGATGGTGGTTTTTTCAAGCGTTCGTCTGGGGGTAAGCCCTGAGATTAATGCATTGGCAACCATTATTATTGGGTTTGTGACTTTAGGAGTTATAGGAGCAGGAATATTTCAATGGCGCAGTCGGCGCTATTTAAAGAAAGGTAACTAA
- a CDS encoding peptide deformylase has protein sequence MGKILKVARMGHPILTQRAKEVDDPTSLHIKGVVDDMLATMENLGNNIGLAAPQVHIPLRILLFKIPRKTNNPRYHLTPEHDPDGVPLTILINPKLTLIGDETIETWESCLSVPGLMAKVSRHQSVHYSGTTPEGKQIERTAHGFHARAMQHEYDHLEGILFPMRMTDPSQFGFQDEILKHAVGQ, from the coding sequence ATGGGCAAAATACTAAAAGTTGCGCGAATGGGACATCCCATCCTCACCCAACGTGCTAAAGAAGTTGACGATCCTACGAGCCTGCACATCAAAGGTGTTGTGGATGATATGTTAGCCACCATGGAAAATCTGGGCAATAATATTGGCCTGGCTGCCCCACAGGTGCATATTCCCCTACGGATTCTGTTATTTAAGATCCCACGCAAAACCAATAACCCCCGCTATCATTTGACCCCAGAGCACGACCCCGATGGAGTACCTCTCACTATTCTAATCAACCCCAAATTGACGCTTATTGGAGATGAGACAATTGAAACCTGGGAAAGCTGTTTGTCAGTTCCGGGCTTAATGGCCAAGGTCTCTCGTCATCAAAGCGTGCACTATTCCGGCACTACTCCTGAAGGAAAGCAAATTGAACGAACAGCACATGGGTTTCACGCCCGCGCCATGCAGCACGAATACGACCACCTTGAGGGAATACTGTTCCCTATGCGCATGACGGATCCGAGCCAGTTTGGCTTCCAAGACGAGATTTTAAAGCATGCAGTGGGTCAGTGA
- a CDS encoding EamA family transporter, whose amino-acid sequence MTFSMTTFGLVSCILILNVTANILIKIGVAKTPQLSMDLFNQLNISVLGGLACFAISFIAYSLLLKKVPLYVAQCFVSGQFVAVILASYFLLGESITWQKAAGIVLIALGIMVVGSPEVSKAVLR is encoded by the coding sequence ATGACTTTCTCTATGACCACTTTCGGCCTCGTTAGCTGCATATTAATCCTAAACGTCACAGCTAACATACTTATTAAAATTGGTGTCGCCAAAACCCCGCAGCTAAGTATGGACCTTTTCAATCAGCTTAATATCTCTGTACTTGGAGGCCTAGCCTGCTTTGCAATTTCCTTTATCGCCTACAGTCTGCTCTTAAAGAAGGTTCCCCTCTACGTAGCCCAATGCTTTGTATCCGGCCAATTTGTCGCTGTCATCCTAGCATCTTATTTTTTGTTAGGCGAATCGATTACCTGGCAAAAAGCCGCTGGAATTGTGTTGATTGCATTGGGAATTATGGTGGTCGGCAGTCCAGAAGTCAGCAAAGCAGTGCTGCGCTGA
- a CDS encoding DnaJ domain-containing protein, with protein sequence MPYAGIIVFALLIFFLGVRWFVQADPQQIARVIKRLFLLLILCGVLALVLTGKILPVISMFIALLPLIVPIIVKLRRNTHASSGETHKSSGRRFDKMTRAEAYEILGLNSSASRSEIIAAHRRLMLQMHPDKGGSTYLATKLNQARDILLQ encoded by the coding sequence ATGCCTTATGCGGGGATCATTGTTTTTGCCCTGCTGATTTTCTTCCTTGGCGTTCGTTGGTTCGTGCAAGCTGATCCGCAGCAAATTGCCCGTGTGATCAAACGGTTGTTTTTGTTACTGATCTTATGTGGTGTGCTGGCCCTGGTGCTGACAGGTAAAATTTTACCGGTCATTTCAATGTTTATTGCCCTACTGCCACTTATTGTTCCCATAATTGTCAAATTAAGGCGCAATACCCATGCGAGTAGTGGTGAGACACACAAAAGCTCTGGTCGCCGCTTTGATAAAATGACCCGCGCTGAAGCTTACGAGATTTTAGGGCTTAACTCTAGTGCAAGTCGCAGTGAGATCATTGCAGCTCACCGCCGATTAATGCTACAGATGCACCCGGATAAGGGAGGATCGACGTATTTGGCGACCAAGCTGAATCAGGCAAGGGATATACTGTTGCAGTGA
- a CDS encoding glycosyltransferase family 2 protein, whose product MSNSKTSNLNLSIVVPFFNEEENVEPVYQSLMETLSTLDSTFEIIFVNDGSTDATFAKMQGLPSSHLKLINLRRNAGQTAAMMAGIDHARGEIIIPMDGDGQNDPKDIPLLLAKIAEGYDVVSGWRKNRQDRTITRKLPSIIANKIISYISGVKLRDYGCSLKAYKKDVIKGVKLYGEMHRFVPIYASWMGGKITEIPVRHHARTRGKSKYGLNRTFKVVLDLILVKFLDRYLTKPIHLFGGLGFLSMLLGTIFALYAFYLKIFVGTSFILTPLPLLTALCFLTGITSILMGLLAELVVRTYFESQNKDIYLIDGQNQEAVNDQVTSTQAANN is encoded by the coding sequence ATGTCTAATTCAAAAACCAGCAACCTTAATCTCTCCATCGTTGTTCCCTTTTTTAATGAAGAAGAAAATGTCGAACCTGTATACCAATCGCTCATGGAAACCTTATCCACGTTAGATTCTACTTTCGAAATTATCTTCGTCAACGACGGCTCGACCGATGCAACATTTGCCAAAATGCAAGGCCTACCCTCCTCACACCTGAAACTTATCAATCTACGTCGCAATGCTGGGCAAACGGCAGCGATGATGGCCGGCATCGACCATGCCCGCGGCGAGATTATTATCCCCATGGATGGTGATGGTCAGAATGATCCAAAAGATATTCCGCTGCTGCTGGCAAAGATTGCCGAAGGCTACGATGTAGTTTCTGGTTGGCGCAAAAACCGCCAAGATCGAACCATAACCCGCAAGCTTCCCAGCATTATCGCTAACAAAATTATTTCTTATATTTCGGGCGTTAAGCTACGTGACTATGGATGCAGTCTCAAGGCCTACAAAAAAGATGTGATTAAGGGCGTTAAGCTTTATGGTGAAATGCACCGATTCGTACCAATCTACGCTAGTTGGATGGGCGGAAAAATCACCGAGATCCCCGTGCGTCATCATGCCCGCACCCGGGGTAAGTCCAAATATGGCCTTAATCGCACCTTCAAAGTTGTACTCGACCTTATTCTGGTTAAATTCCTCGATCGATACCTAACCAAGCCAATTCACCTGTTTGGTGGCCTTGGTTTTTTGAGCATGCTCTTGGGCACAATTTTTGCCCTCTACGCTTTTTATCTCAAAATTTTTGTTGGAACTTCCTTTATCTTAACTCCTCTACCACTGCTGACTGCACTTTGCTTTTTGACCGGCATCACCAGCATTTTGATGGGCCTGTTAGCTGAGTTGGTGGTACGCACCTATTTTGAGTCACAAAATAAAGATATTTACCTAATTGATGGACAGAATCAAGAAGCTGTCAACGACCAAGTAACGTCAACACAAGCTGCAAACAACTAG
- a CDS encoding ArgP/LysG family DNA-binding transcriptional regulator encodes MIDYRGIKALAKIVEMGSFERAAEHLRVSQSAISQRLKNLQNYYGDPLLIRDPIYSLTSLGEILIGHYRKVQSLERDLGHTINNTVELSEISISISRDSLETWFSNIIYSSSIFNEYKIEIISEDQDFTIEYLRKGIASICFTTLKDPIANCKSEFLGYMRYVLVASEGFKEKYFASDICEKSLLTAPALAYDKQDDLHIRYLGKFFHIENAKPLLHTIPSVRGFKEMVCRGFAYALIPELDVQRELRAGKLVNLFPDKVWHMPVFMHSWQFGQKKYNNIVKLISEKAKLILADTRAALFSPLLDGGSNKIF; translated from the coding sequence ATGATAGATTACCGTGGTATCAAAGCGCTGGCAAAAATAGTTGAAATGGGTAGCTTTGAACGTGCTGCTGAACATTTACGTGTCTCTCAATCAGCCATATCACAAAGATTAAAAAACTTACAAAATTACTATGGCGATCCGCTGTTAATTCGTGATCCGATATATAGCCTTACAAGCTTAGGTGAAATTTTAATTGGCCATTATAGAAAAGTACAATCATTGGAACGTGATTTAGGGCATACAATCAATAACACAGTCGAATTATCAGAAATTTCTATATCGATCAGCAGGGACAGTTTGGAAACCTGGTTCAGCAATATAATTTACAGCAGTTCTATTTTTAATGAATACAAAATTGAAATCATATCAGAGGATCAAGATTTCACTATCGAGTATTTGAGAAAAGGAATAGCATCTATTTGTTTTACAACGCTAAAAGATCCAATTGCCAATTGTAAATCCGAATTTCTGGGGTACATGCGTTATGTGTTAGTGGCCTCTGAAGGGTTTAAAGAAAAATATTTTGCAAGCGACATTTGTGAAAAAAGCCTATTAACTGCACCTGCATTAGCATATGACAAACAAGACGATTTACACATTCGCTATTTAGGCAAATTTTTTCATATAGAAAATGCCAAACCTTTGCTGCACACAATTCCTTCAGTCCGCGGATTCAAGGAAATGGTTTGTAGAGGGTTTGCCTATGCTTTAATTCCAGAATTGGATGTACAAAGAGAGTTAAGGGCAGGAAAATTGGTCAATTTATTCCCAGACAAGGTTTGGCATATGCCTGTCTTCATGCATTCCTGGCAGTTTGGTCAAAAGAAGTACAACAACATTGTCAAACTTATTTCAGAAAAAGCTAAGCTGATCCTTGCTGATACCAGGGCCGCCCTTTTTTCCCCACTACTTGATGGGGGCTCAAACAAGATCTTTTAA
- a CDS encoding division plane positioning ATPase MipZ gives MMSETAMKKPYFVVLGNEKGGTGKSTVAMHLIVNLLRLGFKVGCIDVDARQGTLTRYFDNRRHYCESQGVNLALPDYQTVHKSSADRRAEAEKEETASFNEVQAQLQGHDFIVVDTPGNDTCLSRLAHAHADTLITPMNDSFVDLDVLVTIKDLQNKEIKPSIYAETVWQQKKERLMRDKVSMDWIVLRNRLSNIHARNKEEMWETLKLLSNRLGFRLAAGFGERVIFRELFLKGLTLLDLKDLDLPLRMSHITARQELRSLMQIIDLPHLRESLDEAA, from the coding sequence ATGATGAGTGAAACAGCAATGAAAAAACCATATTTTGTGGTCTTGGGAAACGAAAAGGGTGGTACTGGTAAATCTACTGTGGCTATGCATTTGATTGTTAATTTACTGCGGCTGGGCTTTAAAGTTGGTTGTATTGATGTGGATGCTCGCCAGGGCACTCTAACTCGATATTTTGATAATCGCCGGCACTACTGTGAATCTCAAGGCGTTAATCTTGCGCTACCCGACTATCAAACCGTGCACAAGAGTAGTGCAGATCGCCGCGCGGAGGCAGAAAAAGAGGAAACAGCATCCTTTAATGAGGTGCAAGCACAGCTTCAGGGGCATGATTTTATTGTTGTTGATACTCCTGGAAATGATACTTGTCTCTCTAGGCTAGCGCACGCTCATGCTGATACCTTGATTACCCCCATGAATGATAGCTTTGTGGATCTGGATGTTTTGGTGACCATTAAGGATCTGCAAAACAAGGAAATAAAACCAAGCATCTATGCAGAAACTGTCTGGCAGCAAAAAAAAGAGCGCCTGATGCGTGATAAGGTTTCCATGGATTGGATTGTTTTGCGAAATCGTCTCAGTAATATCCATGCCCGCAACAAAGAGGAAATGTGGGAAACCTTGAAATTGCTTTCTAATCGTTTGGGTTTTCGTTTGGCGGCGGGTTTTGGTGAGCGTGTCATTTTCAGAGAGTTATTTTTGAAAGGGCTGACCTTGCTGGACTTAAAGGATTTGGATCTGCCACTTAGAATGTCGCATATCACTGCACGCCAAGAATTGCGAAGCCTGATGCAGATTATTGATTTACCGCATTTGCGCGAATCCTTGGACGAGGCCGCCTAA
- a CDS encoding ABC transporter ATP-binding protein, producing the protein MASSGKKFPILDAWQDPRQKPYLEIENISKAYEGVPALQHVSLSIYQGEFFSLLGPSGCGKTTLLRLLAGFEVPDSGHIAIDRMRMRELPPYERPVNMMFQSYALFPHMTVEQNIAFGLKQEALPRDEIHERVEKSLRLVRMSKYARRKPHQLSGGQKQRVALARSLIKRPKLLLLDEPLAALDKALREDTQFELVNIQEEVGITFVMVTHDQEEAMTMSTRIAVMDEGRIRQVGTPQEIYEYPNSQYVADFIGTMNLFEGLVVGEEHGNVLIQSEDLGCNLAIQNASAVPQGAQVFIAIRPEKIHMTKRTPHTRDVNCVQGIVEEIAYFGDVSTFHVVLPTGKKLLTTTPNLVRLAERPINWEDEVYLTWRPENGVILLA; encoded by the coding sequence ATGGCTAGTTCCGGTAAAAAATTTCCAATTCTTGATGCTTGGCAGGATCCAAGGCAAAAGCCTTATTTGGAAATTGAAAATATTTCAAAGGCCTACGAGGGTGTTCCTGCATTGCAACATGTGTCGTTGTCTATCTACCAGGGTGAGTTTTTTTCATTGTTGGGGCCATCTGGTTGTGGCAAGACCACTCTATTGCGCTTGCTGGCGGGGTTTGAAGTGCCTGATTCAGGTCACATTGCCATTGACAGGATGCGTATGCGGGAATTGCCGCCCTATGAACGGCCAGTCAATATGATGTTTCAATCGTATGCACTTTTTCCGCATATGACAGTTGAGCAAAATATTGCTTTTGGACTTAAGCAAGAAGCACTACCTCGGGATGAGATCCATGAACGCGTAGAAAAATCCCTGCGATTAGTGCGGATGTCTAAATATGCCCGGCGCAAACCGCATCAACTTTCTGGAGGACAAAAACAACGTGTGGCTTTAGCGCGCAGTCTCATTAAGCGTCCTAAACTATTGTTGCTGGATGAGCCACTGGCAGCACTTGATAAAGCACTTCGAGAAGACACACAATTTGAATTGGTGAACATTCAAGAGGAAGTTGGTATTACATTTGTTATGGTGACCCATGATCAGGAAGAGGCGATGACGATGTCAACGCGAATTGCCGTAATGGATGAGGGGCGCATTCGTCAGGTGGGAACACCCCAAGAGATATATGAATATCCTAACTCGCAGTATGTAGCAGATTTTATCGGAACCATGAATCTTTTTGAAGGATTGGTCGTGGGAGAAGAACACGGCAATGTTTTGATTCAGTCTGAAGATCTAGGGTGTAACCTTGCGATTCAAAATGCTTCCGCAGTTCCTCAAGGAGCTCAAGTTTTCATAGCGATTCGCCCTGAAAAGATCCATATGACAAAACGAACTCCCCATACTCGAGATGTGAATTGTGTGCAAGGAATCGTCGAAGAAATTGCCTATTTTGGTGATGTATCGACTTTTCATGTTGTTTTACCCACAGGTAAAAAGTTGTTGACGACGACACCAAATTTGGTACGTCTTGCTGAACGCCCCATTAATTGGGAAGATGAGGTGTACCTGACGTGGCGTCCTGAAAACGGCGTCATTTTATTGGCGTGA
- the asnB gene encoding asparagine synthase (glutamine-hydrolyzing) yields MCGIAGFVGSGTQDDLKRMTQAIAHRGPDDAGHFIDDASPVYLGHRRLSIIDIAHGHQPMWNQEQSIGVVFNGEIYNHQELKNELQSLGYKFQTDHCDTEVLVHGYSQWGQELPLKLNGMFAFAIYDRGHKQLFLARDRFGEKPLYYAMQKDTFFFGSELGAITAHTRFAKNINVTAVQKYFAYGFIPSPHAFYQDSFKLPAGYRATYDISQQSFKTDCYWSFAIEPNSDFANRSEDDLAGELSHLLSQSVKRRLMSDVPLGVFLSGGIDSSAMLAMAARHTPASRIQSFTIGFNEKSFDESTYAQEVANHIGSHHHQETLDLTKAQNLLPEVLSKLSEPLGDPSLIPTYLLCRFTRKHVKVALSGDGGDELFAGYEPFSALSIARLYQTIISPTLHKGVKRLVDLLPISGRYMSLDYKLRRALTGLSYARQLWNPVWLGSLEPSDLQDLLQQPVAPEDLYSEAVTIWNQSKATHIGDKTLEFYSKLYLPDNILTKTDRASMMVSLESRAPFLDNDLAEFARRLPFKYKYRWQKKKYLLKLALMKELPHNILFRKKQGFGIPVRDWLRQIPKASLCYNSNFCNQQFIENRLQTHQQGSQDHRLFLWNLLALNYAGEGKDPSNGR; encoded by the coding sequence ATGTGTGGGATTGCTGGTTTTGTAGGTTCTGGAACGCAAGACGATCTCAAGCGCATGACCCAAGCAATTGCACACCGTGGTCCAGATGACGCGGGGCATTTTATCGATGATGCCAGCCCCGTTTACCTTGGCCATCGCCGGCTTTCCATTATTGATATAGCTCATGGACATCAACCGATGTGGAACCAAGAACAATCTATCGGCGTCGTGTTTAATGGCGAAATCTACAATCATCAGGAACTCAAAAATGAACTGCAAAGCCTAGGGTACAAATTCCAAACTGATCACTGCGATACTGAAGTCTTGGTGCACGGGTACTCGCAGTGGGGCCAAGAGCTACCTCTTAAGCTCAATGGCATGTTTGCTTTTGCCATCTATGATCGTGGGCATAAACAACTGTTTCTAGCCCGCGATCGCTTCGGTGAAAAGCCGCTCTACTACGCCATGCAAAAAGACACCTTCTTTTTTGGCTCTGAACTGGGTGCAATTACAGCCCACACGCGTTTTGCCAAAAATATCAACGTTACAGCTGTACAAAAGTATTTTGCTTATGGCTTTATCCCAAGCCCACACGCCTTTTATCAAGATAGTTTTAAACTACCAGCGGGATATCGTGCAACTTACGATATTTCTCAGCAATCTTTCAAAACTGACTGTTACTGGTCCTTTGCTATTGAACCCAATTCAGATTTTGCCAATCGATCCGAAGATGATCTTGCCGGAGAGCTAAGCCACCTGCTAAGTCAATCAGTCAAAAGACGATTGATGAGTGATGTTCCCCTTGGTGTTTTCCTCAGTGGCGGTATTGATTCCAGTGCAATGTTGGCTATGGCAGCGCGTCATACCCCTGCCTCTAGGATACAAAGCTTTACCATCGGCTTTAATGAAAAGAGCTTTGATGAGTCAACGTACGCACAAGAAGTTGCAAACCATATTGGTTCACATCATCACCAAGAGACTCTCGATCTCACCAAGGCACAGAATTTATTGCCTGAAGTACTTTCAAAATTGAGCGAACCTTTGGGTGACCCTTCCCTAATTCCCACTTATTTGTTGTGCCGATTTACCCGAAAACATGTAAAAGTTGCCCTAAGCGGCGATGGTGGTGATGAGCTATTTGCTGGATACGAACCCTTTTCAGCGCTTTCTATAGCCCGATTATACCAAACAATCATATCTCCTACCCTGCACAAAGGAGTCAAACGCCTGGTGGACTTACTACCCATCTCAGGCCGCTACATGAGTCTAGATTACAAACTGCGTCGTGCTCTTACTGGCTTATCTTATGCTAGACAACTATGGAATCCAGTATGGCTTGGCTCACTTGAACCAAGTGACCTACAAGACTTACTGCAACAACCCGTAGCTCCTGAAGATCTATATAGCGAAGCCGTTACTATCTGGAACCAATCAAAGGCAACTCATATTGGCGATAAAACCCTTGAGTTTTACAGCAAACTCTACCTCCCAGACAACATCCTAACTAAAACTGACCGAGCCAGCATGATGGTATCGCTTGAGAGCCGAGCACCATTTTTAGACAATGATCTGGCTGAATTTGCTCGCAGGCTTCCCTTTAAGTATAAATACCGCTGGCAAAAGAAAAAATACCTGCTCAAGCTGGCACTAATGAAAGAACTACCACATAACATTCTGTTTCGCAAAAAGCAGGGCTTTGGCATCCCAGTTCGAGACTGGCTGCGACAAATCCCTAAGGCATCTTTGTGCTACAATAGTAATTTCTGCAATCAGCAATTTATTGAGAATCGTCTTCAGACACATCAACAAGGAAGCCAAGATCACCGGTTGTTTTTGTGGAATCTGTTGGCATTAAATTATGCAGGAGAGGGAAAGGATCCATCAAATGGACGCTAG